One window of the Carassius auratus strain Wakin unplaced genomic scaffold, ASM336829v1 scaf_tig00043108, whole genome shotgun sequence genome contains the following:
- the LOC113086315 gene encoding uncharacterized protein LOC113086315 → MITPDTVSIVAREVRLEVYLNGVFYTGDSCFVLDGKDVQLELEITDAIYDLLGFSGNQEIDVKLQVMTDDHISVSSCSPGEMHVQLETDENEHMSVCEVKDLQLEMNRNSISELKSPEPVSEDESNPVPAGASGEQALDDEENRSTELTTGQMTKNISAVFQGFCAAFQGKMPNPVGEAEVDLIGPDGSYVPDPSAHEPESETYLVDSEQSCFTETDLVAPPEPKLDPVDPEESCVSPEENTNTMKNKKVHGFVMTKRTEYATVRNIKKISTFLQNDRPKHVGVSARPDLELNVPDPEPGENPDDPPEDDWDLAPPQESCAPAASVPEPESEVTSELSMLENYVPLNVFQLEDRLEKYTPLKQRHVTNVWPRVFIGDEEMATDRDALQEMCITHILNAAAPKKHLKYYLGRFNDEDMVGTVNTGSRYYRGLHINYYGLPTADRHCSDISKCFIPAAKFIDKALEKRASKVLICCKQGVEHSVTLFLAYLMICHDMMVEEAIDHVMKERRIRPSRDVLKKLMLLNADLVLQRKLKLQDIKTGRKRNKWQLKKRRALI, encoded by the exons GAGAGGTGCGTCTGGAGGTTTATCTCAACGGTGTCTTCTACACCGGAGACAGTTGCTTTGTATTAGATGGTAAAGATGTGCAGCTGGAGCTGGAGATCACCGATGCCATCTACGACCTTCTCGGCTTCAGCGGTAATCAAGAGATAGATGTGAAGCTGCAGGTCATGACGGATGACCACATCTCCGTCAGTTCCTGCAGTCCAGGAGAGATGCACGTACAGCTGGAGACTGACGAGAATGAGCACATGTCGGTGTGTGAGGTCAAAGATCTGCAGCTGGAGATGAACAGGAACAGCATCTCGGAGCTGAAGAGCCCTGAGCCGGTGTCTGAAGATGAGAGCAATCCAGTCCCAGCAGGAGCTTCAGGAGAACAAGCCCTGGATGATGAGGAGAACCGCTCAACAG AACTCACCACTGGGCAGATGACCAAGAACATTAGTGCAGTCTTCCAGGGATTTTGTGCAGCTTTCCAGGGAAAAATGCCGAACCCTGTTGGGGAAGCTGAAGTGGATCTGATTGGTCCAGATGGATCATATGTCCCAGATCCAAGTGCTCATGAGCCAGAATCTGAAACATATCTGGTCGATTCTGAGCAATCGTGTTTCACTGAAACTGATCTGGTTGCTCCTCCAGAACCTAAACTGGATCCGGTTGATCCAGAGGAATCATGCGTCAGCCCGGAAG AAAATACCAACACGATGAAGAATAAGAAAGTCCATGGCTTCGTCATGACCAAGAGAACGGAATATGCTACAGTGAGGAACATAAAGAAAATCAGCACTTTCCTCCAGAACGACAGGCCGAAGCATGTTGGAGTCTCAGCGCGGCCAGATCTGGAGCTGAACGTTCCTGATCCAGAACCTGGAGAGAATCCGGATGATCCTCCTGAAGATGATTGGGATCTGGCTCCTCCACAGGAATCATGTGCACCAGCTGCAAGCGTTCCTGAGCCGGAATCTGAAGTGACATCTGAGCTTTCAATGTTGGAAAACTACGTCCCTCTAAACGTGTTCCAACTGGAGGATCGTTTGGAGAAATACACACCTCTCAAACAAAGACACGTGACTAACGTCTGGCCCAGGGTCTTCATCGGAGATGA AGAGATGGCCACCGACCGAGATGCTCTGCAGGAGATGTGCATCACTCACATCCTCAACGCTGCAGCACCAAAGAAGCATCTTAAATACTACTTAGGACGTTTTAATGATGAAGACATGGTAGGAACGGTCAATACAGGGTCCAGATATTACAGAGGCTTGCACATCAATTATTACGGCTTGCCTACAGCAGACAGACACTGTTCTGACATCAGCAAGTGCTTCATACCAGCTGCCAAATTCATTGACAAGGCCCTGGAGAAGCGAGCAA GTAAggtgctgatttgctgcaagcAGGGTGTGGAGCACTCGGTGACTCTGTTTCTGGCGTATCTGATGATCTGTCATGACATGATGGTGGAGGAGGCCATCGATCACGTCATGAAGGAGAGACGCATCAGACCCTCCAGAGACGTCCTGAAGAAGCTGATGCTCCTCAACGCTGACCTGGTGCTGCAGAGAAAACTGAAACTGCAGGACATCAAAACCGGCCGAAAGAGGAACAAGTGGCAGCTTAAAAAAAGGAGAGcgctgatataa